One stretch of Ipomoea triloba cultivar NCNSP0323 chromosome 8, ASM357664v1 DNA includes these proteins:
- the LOC116027372 gene encoding BTB/POZ domain-containing protein At5g41330-like gives MPLPFVSNKHRQESTTSNIVTIDVGGQLFQTTKSTLNQAGSQSLFSKLATSDIHTIPFIDRDPELFSILLSLLRTGNLPSKAKAFDSQDLVFESQFYGIEQLLINSMSDPPSAFDLEKSMVLPLSGRDSPASLSTTPQHGSVHVAHASKLTSFDWSLQRKSTILTQFTAIDSLLALSPKIVAAGATDFPGLQIIDVDKGGSVRETLNWRENVTRSDSTVQAIGSSNQYLFTSFESSRRNSNCIMVYDLHNNFKPVIDIGHYEIFGAELDSGIPATKLRWISSLNLLMASGSHSGPAGVSGNIRFWDLRSGVAVCEMKEKLDCFSDITVSDSLCAVFKVGVLSGELFYTDLRKIGDGENMWVCLGDTRKVSTNSSSGRKEGVGSKIESHGNQVFCSKGGNLELWSQVLVGFSNGRDGLEDDRVFRKNSMGRANDSCSNRITHLSFGGNKMFVTRKDQQFVEVWHNSVM, from the coding sequence ATGCCGCTACCTTTTGTCTCAAATAAGCATCGCCAGGAGTCAACGACTTCTAACATAGTGACCATAGATGTGGGTGGTCAGCTTTTCCAGACAACTAAATCCACCCTTAACCAAGCAGGTTCGCAATCCCTCTTCTCCAAATTGGCCACTTCTGATATTCACACAATCCCCTTTATTGATAGGGACCCTGAGCTTTTCTCAATCCTGCTTTCCCTCCTCAGAACTGGAAATCTTCCATCAAAAGCCAAGGCCTTTGACAGCCAAGACTTGGTTTTCGAGTCCCAATTCTATGGCATAGAGCAGCTCCTCATCAATTCCATGTCAGACCCCCCATCTGCCTTTGATCTTGAAAAGTCAATGGTTTTGCCTTTGAGTGGTAGAGATTCACCTGCTTCACTCTCTACAACCCCCCAGCATGGGTCAGTTCATGTTGCCCATGCTAGTAAACTCACCTCCTTCGATTGGTCTTTGCAGAGAAAATCTACCATCCTTACTCAATTCACTGCCATTGATTCCTTGTTGGCTTTGTCTCCAAAGATTGTGGCAGCAGGTGCCACGGATTTTCCGGGATTGCAGATCATTGATGTTGATAAAGGAGGTTCTGTCAGGGAAACTTTGAACTGGAGGGAAAACGTCACCAGGTCGGATTCAACAGTTCAGGCAATTGGATCATCTAACCAGTATTTGTTTACTAGCTTTGAGTCCAGCAGGCGAAACTCAAATTGTATTATGGTATATGATCTTCACAACAACTTTAAGCCTGTCATTGATATTGGGCATTATGAAATCTTTGGCGCTGAGCTAGATTCAGGTATTCCAGCTACAAAGTTGAGATGGATTTCCAGTCTCAATTTGTTGATGGCATCTGGGTCGCACAGCGGGCCTGCTGGTGTGTCTGGGAACATTAGATTTTGGGATTTGAGGTCCGGGGTTGCTGTTTGTGAAATGAAGGAAAAATTAGATTGCTTTTCTGATATTACAGTCTCTGATAGTCTGTGTGCAGTGTTTAAAGTTGGGGTGCTTTCGGGGGAGCTGTTCTATACTGATCTGAGGAAGATTGGTGATGGGGAGAATATGTGGGTTTGTCTTGGTGATACAAGAAAGGTGAGCACTAATAGTAGTAGTGGTAGGAAGGAAGGTGTTGGGAGTAAGATTGAAAGCCATGGAAATCAAGTATTCTGCAGTAAAGGAGGAAACTTAGAGCTGTGGTCACAAGTCTTGGTTGGGTTTAGTAATGGCAGAGATGGATTGGAAGATGATAGGGTGTTCAGGAAGAACTCAATGGGGAGAGCAAATGATAGTTGCAGTAATAGAATAACCCACTTGAGCTTTGGGGGAAACAAAATGTTTGTAACTAGGAAGGACCAACAATTTGTGGAGGTTTGGCACAACTCTGTAATGTAA